A genomic segment from Drosophila willistoni isolate 14030-0811.24 chromosome 2L unlocalized genomic scaffold, UCI_dwil_1.1 Seg168, whole genome shotgun sequence encodes:
- the LOC6640937 gene encoding nucleosome assembly protein 1-like 1 yields MDASTEGSLETESNNTEVDDDKSNSDCQSMPGYMSSVLRRQYLQEMVKALPAPVQNRLVALKNLQLEHLEIEAEFYEEVYKLEKKYQLKYQPLFDKRTEIVKGTVDPPKEEPKWKEPEDAAMEGEVDQFSDALKEVKAIPQDAKGIPGFWLTVFRNTAILSEMIQTHDEPALRKLLDIVVKYDDDHSYTLEFHFDKNEYFSNTVLSKQYFLKSTVDPEDPFAFEGPEIYKCTGCTINWEKKMNLTVKTIRKKQKHKERGAVRTIVKQVPTDSFFNFFNPPAAPTGKEEIDDDSNQILATDFEIGHFLRARVIPKAVLYYTGDIVDDEDDEDEEEDYDENEDDEYDSDEAPKAQKKAQNKKQSPNDCPNQ; encoded by the exons ATGGACGCTTCAACAGAAGGAAGTCTTGAGACTGAGTCCAACAATACTGAAGTTGATGATGACAAATCCAATTCTGATTGTCAATCGAT GCCCGGTTACATGAGTTCCGTGCTGCGGCGACAGTATTTGCAAGAGATGGTCAAGGCACTGCCAGCGCCGGTTCAAAACAGATTGGTTGCTTTGAAAAATTTGCAATTGGAACATTTGGAAATTGAAGCTGAATTCTATGAAGAGGTCTATAAGTTGGAGAAAAAGTACCAGCTGAAATATCAACCCTTGTTTGATAAGCGCACTGAAATTGTCAAAGGTACCGTAGACCCACCCAAGGAGGAACCCAAGTGGAAAGAACCCGAAGATGCTGCCATGGAAGGCGAGGTTGATCAATTCAGTGATGCACTTAAAGAAGTCAAAGCTATACCTCAAGATGCCAAGGGTATTCCTGGGTTCTGGCTAACAGTGTTCCGTAATACTGCAATTTTGTCCGAAATGATCCAGACGCATGACGAGCCTGCTCTGCGCAAACTTTTGGATATAGTTGTTAAATATGATGACGAT CATTCATATACCCTTGAGTTCCATTTCGATAAGAACGAATACTTCTCGAATACAGTTCTTTCCAAACAATACTTCTTAAAGTCAACCGTCGATCCAGAGGATCCATTCGCATTTGAGGGTCCCGAAATTTACAAGTGCACG GGATGCACAATCAACTGGGAGAAGAAAATGAATTTGACTGTGAAGACCATTCGGAAGAAGCAGAAGCATAAGGAGCGCGGCGCCGTCCGTACCATTGTCAAACAGGTTCCAACAGACTCTTTCTTCAATTTCTTTAACCCTCCAGCAGCTCCAACTGGAAAGGAAGAAATTGATGACGACTCCAATCAG atcTTGGCAACAGATTTCGAAATTGGGCACTTTTTGCGTGCCAGAGTTATTCCAAAAGCAGTGCTTTATTATACCGGTGACATTGTcgatgatgaggatgacgaGGACGAAGAGGAGGACTACGATGAGAATGAAGATGACGAATATGATTCTGATGAGGCACCAAAGGCCCAAAAGAAAGCCCAAAATAAGAAACAGTCGCCTAATGATTGTCCAAACCAGTAG